One window from the genome of Oncorhynchus tshawytscha isolate Ot180627B unplaced genomic scaffold, Otsh_v2.0 Un_contig_1693_pilon_pilon, whole genome shotgun sequence encodes:
- the LOC121845152 gene encoding early nodulin-75-like, which yields MLSLGPYLPTYLVSGVCIHPPILKCDCDYPRSHQSILKCDCDYPRSHLPILKCDCDYPRSHPPILKCDCDYPRSHPPILKCDCDYPRSHPPILKCDCDYPRSHPPILKCDCDYPRSHPPILKCDCDYPRSHPPILKCDCDYPRSHPPILKSHPPILKCDCDYPRSHPPILKCDCDYPRSHPPILKCDCDYPRSHPPILKCDCDYPRSHPPILKCDCDYPRSHPPILKCDCDYPRSHPPILKCDCDYPRSHPPILKCDCDYPRSHPPILKCDCDYPRSHLPILKCDCDYPRSHQPILKCDCDYPRSHPPILKCDCDYPRSHPPILKCDCDYPRSHPPILKCDCDCDYPRSHPPILKCDCDYPRSHPPILKCDYPRSHPPILKCDCDYPRSHQPILKCDCDYPRSHPPILKV from the exons atGCTCAGTCTGGGTCCCTATCTACCTACATACCTGGTAAGTGGTGTTTGTATCCACCCGCCCATATTAAAGTGTGACTGTGACTACCCAAGGAGCCACCAGTCCATATTAAAGTGTGACTGTGACTACCCAAGGAGCCACCTGCCCATATTAAAGTGTGACTGTGACTACCCAAGGAGCCACCCGCCCATATTAAAGTGTGACTGTGACTACCCAAGGAGCCACCCGCCCATATTAAAGTGTGACTGTGACTACCCAAGGAGCCACCCGCCCATATTAAAGTGTGACTGTGACTACCCAAGGAGCCACCCGCCCATATTAAAGTGTGACTGTGACTACCCAAGGAGCCACCCGCCCATATTAAAGTGTGACTGTGACTACCCAAGGAGCCACCCGCCCATATTAAAGTGTGACTGTGACTACCCAAGGAGCCACCCGCCCATATTAAA GAGCCACCCGCCCATATTAAAGTGTGACTGTGACTACCCAAGGAGCCACCCGCCCATATTAAAGTGTGACTGTGACTACCCAAGGAGCCACCCGCCCATATTAAAGTGTGACTGTGACTACCCAAGGAGCCACCCGCCCATATTAAAGTGTGACTGTGACTACCCAAGGAGCCACCCGCCCATATTAAAGTGTGACTGTGACTACCCAAGGAGCCACCCGCCCATATTAAAGTGTGACTGTGACTACCCAAGGAGCCACCCGCCCATATTAAAGTGTGACTGTGACTACCCAAGGAGCCACCCGCCCATATTAAAGTGTGACTGTGACTACCCAAGGAGCCACCCGCCCATATTAAAGTGTGACTGTGACTACCCAAGGAGCCACCTGCCCATATTAAAGTGTGACTGTGACTACCCAAGGAGCCACCAGCCCATATTAAAGTGTGACTGTGACTACCCAAGGAGCCACCCGCCCATATTAAAGTGTGACTGTGACTACCCAAGGAGCCACCCGCCCATATTAAAGTGTGACTGCGACTACCCAAGGAGTCACCCGCCCATATTaaagtgtgactgtgactgtgactaccCAAGGAGCCACCCGCCCATATTAAAGTGTGACTGCGACTACCCAAGGAGCCACCCGCCCATATTAAAGTGTGACTACCCAAGGAGCCACCCGCCCATATTAAAGTGTGACTGCGACTACCCAAGAAGCCACCAGCCCATATTAAAGTGTGACTGCGACTACCCAAGGAGCCATCCGCCCATATTAAAAGTGTGA